One Streptomyces lincolnensis genomic region harbors:
- a CDS encoding aspartate-semialdehyde dehydrogenase: MRVGIVGATGQVGTVMRRILTERNFPVTELRLFASARSAGTVLDGVTVEDATTADYTGLDIVLFSAGGSTSKALAEKVAAQGAVVIDNSSAWRRDPDVPLVVSEVNPHAIASRPKGIIANPNCTTMAAMPVLKPLHAEAGLEALVVATYQAVSGSGLAGVDELFEQVKKVGDDAPKLTHDGSAAEFPAPNKYVAPIAYNVLPLAGSIVDDGLNETDEEQKLRHESRKILEIPGLKVSGTCVRVPVFSGHSLQVNARFARPITVERAKELLGGAPGVAVTEVPTPLQAAGQDPSFVGRIRTDETVDNGLAFFVSNDNLRKGAALNAIQIAELVAAELKG; this comes from the coding sequence GTGAGGGTCGGAATCGTCGGAGCCACCGGTCAGGTCGGCACGGTCATGCGCAGGATCCTCACGGAGCGCAACTTCCCGGTGACGGAGCTGCGTCTGTTCGCCTCGGCGCGCTCGGCGGGGACGGTCCTGGACGGCGTGACGGTCGAGGACGCCACGACCGCGGACTACACCGGCCTGGACATCGTGCTGTTCTCCGCGGGCGGCTCGACCTCCAAGGCGCTGGCCGAGAAGGTCGCCGCGCAGGGCGCGGTCGTCATCGACAACTCCTCCGCCTGGCGCCGCGACCCCGACGTACCCCTGGTCGTGTCCGAGGTGAACCCGCACGCGATCGCCTCCCGTCCCAAGGGGATCATCGCCAACCCGAACTGCACGACGATGGCCGCGATGCCGGTCCTGAAGCCGCTGCACGCCGAGGCCGGCCTCGAAGCGCTCGTCGTCGCCACCTACCAGGCGGTCTCCGGCTCCGGTCTGGCCGGGGTGGACGAGCTGTTCGAGCAGGTCAAGAAGGTCGGCGACGACGCGCCCAAGCTGACCCACGACGGTTCGGCGGCGGAGTTCCCCGCGCCGAACAAGTACGTCGCCCCGATCGCGTACAACGTGCTGCCGCTGGCCGGCTCGATCGTCGACGACGGTCTGAACGAGACCGACGAGGAGCAGAAGCTCCGCCACGAGTCCCGCAAGATCCTGGAGATCCCCGGGCTGAAGGTCTCCGGCACCTGTGTGCGCGTCCCCGTCTTCTCGGGCCACTCCCTCCAGGTCAACGCCCGTTTCGCCCGCCCGATCACCGTCGAGCGCGCCAAGGAGCTCCTCGGCGGTGCTCCCGGTGTCGCGGTCACCGAGGTCCCCACCCCGCTCCAGGCGGCCGGCCAGGACCCCTCCTTCGTGGGCCGTATCCGCACCGACGAGACCGTCGACAACGGCCTCGCCTTCTTCGTCTCCAACGACAACCTCCGCAAGGGCGCCGCGCTGAACGCGATCCAGATCGCGGAACTGGTGGCGGCGGAGCTCAAGGGCTGA
- the pepN gene encoding aminopeptidase N, producing MPGTNLTREEAQQRAKLLTVDSYEIDLDLSGAQEGGTYRSVTTVRFDVAEGGTESFIDLVAPTVHEITLNGDHLDPAELFADSRIALPGLLAGRNILRVVADCAYTNTGEGLHRFVDPVDNQAYLYTQFEVPDARRVFASFEQPDLKATFQFTVKAPDGWTVISNSPTPEPKDNVWEFEPTPRISTYITALIVGPYHSVHSVYEKDGQSVPLGIYCRPSLAEHLDSDAIFEVTRQGFEWFQEKFDYAYPFKKYDQLFVPEFNAGAMENAGAVTIRDQYVFRSKVTDAAYETRAETILHELAHMWFGDLVTMEWWNDLWLNESFATYTSIACQAAHPESRWPQSWTTFANSMKTWAYRQDQLPSTHPIMAEIRDLDDVLVNFDGITYAKGASVLKQLVAYVGEDEFFAGVQAYFKAHAFGNTRLSDLLGALEKTSGRDLKAWSKKWLETAGINVLRPEIETDASGVITSFAIRQEAPALPTGAQGEPTLRPHRIAVGLYELDDDSGKLVRDERVELDVDGELTAVPQLVGRRRPAVVLLNDDDLSYAKVRLDEQSLAFVTEHLGDFESSLPRALCWASAWDMTRDAELATRDYLSLVLSGIGKESDIGVVQSLHRQVKLAIELYAAPVSREALLTRWTDATLAHLRSAAAGSDHQLAWARAFAATARTPEQLDLLEALLDGSQTIEGLAVDTELRWSFVQRLTTVGRFDEAEIAAEYERDRTAAGERHAATARASRPTEEAKAEAWTSVVESDKLPNAVQEAVIGGFVQTDQRELLASYTDKYFAVVKEIWESRSHEIAQQIAVGLYPTIQVSEETLARTDAWLASAEPNAALRRLVSESRAGVERALKAQAADAAAGE from the coding sequence GTGCCTGGCACAAACCTGACCCGCGAAGAGGCACAGCAGCGGGCGAAGCTGCTCACCGTTGACTCGTACGAGATCGATCTCGACCTCTCCGGCGCGCAGGAGGGCGGCACCTACCGGTCCGTGACCACGGTGCGCTTCGATGTCGCCGAGGGCGGCACGGAGTCCTTCATCGACCTGGTGGCCCCGACCGTTCACGAGATCACCCTCAACGGCGACCACCTCGACCCGGCGGAGCTGTTCGCGGACTCCCGCATCGCGCTGCCCGGCCTGCTCGCGGGCCGCAACATCCTGCGGGTCGTCGCGGACTGCGCGTACACCAACACCGGTGAGGGACTGCACCGGTTCGTCGACCCGGTCGACAACCAGGCCTACCTCTACACCCAGTTCGAGGTCCCGGACGCCCGCCGCGTCTTCGCGAGCTTCGAACAGCCGGATCTGAAGGCGACCTTCCAGTTCACCGTGAAGGCCCCGGACGGCTGGACGGTCATCTCCAACTCCCCGACGCCCGAACCCAAGGACAACGTCTGGGAGTTCGAGCCGACCCCGCGTATCTCGACGTACATCACGGCCCTGATCGTGGGCCCGTACCACAGCGTCCACAGTGTGTACGAGAAGGACGGCCAGAGCGTCCCGCTGGGCATCTACTGCCGTCCGTCGCTCGCCGAACACCTCGACTCGGACGCCATCTTCGAGGTGACCCGGCAGGGCTTCGAGTGGTTCCAGGAGAAGTTCGACTACGCGTACCCGTTCAAGAAGTACGACCAGCTGTTCGTGCCGGAGTTCAACGCGGGCGCGATGGAGAACGCGGGCGCGGTGACCATCCGCGACCAGTACGTCTTCCGGTCGAAGGTGACGGACGCGGCGTACGAGACGCGGGCCGAGACCATCCTGCACGAGCTGGCCCACATGTGGTTCGGCGACCTCGTGACCATGGAGTGGTGGAACGACCTGTGGCTGAACGAGTCGTTCGCCACCTACACCTCCATCGCCTGCCAGGCGGCCCACCCCGAGTCGCGCTGGCCGCAGTCGTGGACCACCTTCGCCAACTCCATGAAGACCTGGGCGTACCGGCAGGACCAACTGCCCTCCACGCACCCGATCATGGCGGAGATCCGCGACCTGGACGACGTCCTCGTCAACTTCGACGGCATCACCTACGCCAAGGGTGCCTCGGTCCTCAAGCAGCTCGTCGCCTACGTCGGCGAGGACGAGTTCTTCGCGGGCGTGCAGGCCTACTTCAAGGCGCACGCGTTCGGCAACACGCGCCTGAGCGACCTCCTCGGCGCCCTGGAGAAGACCTCCGGGCGTGATCTGAAGGCCTGGTCGAAGAAGTGGCTGGAGACGGCCGGCATCAACGTGCTCCGCCCGGAGATCGAGACGGACGCGAGCGGGGTCATCACCTCCTTCGCGATCCGCCAGGAGGCCCCGGCGCTGCCCACCGGCGCCCAGGGCGAGCCGACCCTGCGCCCGCACCGCATCGCCGTCGGCCTGTACGAACTCGACGACGACAGCGGCAAGCTGGTCCGCGACGAGCGCGTCGAGCTGGACGTGGACGGCGAACTGACGGCCGTACCGCAGCTGGTCGGCAGGCGCCGCCCGGCGGTCGTGCTGCTCAACGACGACGACCTGTCGTACGCGAAGGTCCGCCTCGACGAGCAGTCGCTGGCCTTCGTCACGGAGCACCTGGGCGACTTCGAGTCCTCGCTGCCCCGGGCCCTGTGCTGGGCGTCGGCGTGGGACATGACCCGGGACGCGGAGCTCGCGACCCGCGACTACCTCTCCCTCGTCCTGTCGGGCATCGGCAAGGAGTCCGACATCGGTGTGGTGCAGTCGCTGCACCGCCAGGTGAAGCTGGCGATCGAGCTGTACGCCGCCCCGGTCTCCCGCGAGGCCCTGCTGACCCGCTGGACGGACGCCACGCTGGCCCATCTGCGGTCCGCGGCCGCGGGCAGCGACCACCAGCTGGCGTGGGCGCGGGCGTTCGCGGCGACCGCCCGCACGCCGGAGCAGCTGGACCTCCTGGAGGCCCTGCTGGACGGCTCGCAGACCATCGAGGGCCTGGCCGTCGACACGGAGCTGCGCTGGTCGTTCGTGCAGCGGCTGACCACGGTGGGCCGCTTCGACGAGGCGGAGATCGCCGCCGAGTACGAGCGCGACAGGACCGCCGCCGGCGAGCGGCACGCGGCCACCGCCCGGGCCTCCCGCCCGACCGAGGAGGCCAAGGCGGAGGCGTGGACGTCGGTCGTGGAGTCCGACAAGCTCCCGAACGCCGTCCAGGAAGCCGTCATCGGCGGGTTCGTCCAGACCGACCAGCGTGAGCTGCTCGCCTCCTACACCGACAAGTACTTCGCGGTGGTCAAGGAGATCTGGGAGTCCCGCTCCCACGAGATCGCCCAGCAGATCGCGGTCGGCCTCTACCCGACCATCCAGGTCTCCGAGGAGACCCTCGCCCGGACGGACGCCTGGCTGGCCTCCGCCGAGCCCAACGCGGCCCTGCGCCGCCTGGTCTCGGAGTCCCGCGCGGGGGTGGAGCGGGCACTGAAGGCACAGGCGGCGGACGCGGCGGCCGGCGAGTAG
- a CDS encoding SDR family NAD(P)-dependent oxidoreductase, giving the protein MLLTDRTAVIYGAGGSIGGAVARAFAEEGARVHLVGRTRQTLQAAAAGLKGAEVAVVDALDEAAVEDHLARVGDVDISFNLVSRGDVQGTPLTDLAVDDFLRPVINGARANFITARAAGRRMAERGSGVLLTLNSASAHGSPMMGGTGPADAAVDTLVRNLAAELGPRGVRAVGLWAAGVPETLTHEKLAAVDPAISEAAVQGILDHLAGMRMTRRSPTLAEVVATAVFLASDHAAGITGTFVNVTGGMVAR; this is encoded by the coding sequence ATGCTGCTCACCGACAGGACCGCGGTCATCTACGGCGCCGGCGGATCGATCGGCGGCGCGGTCGCCCGTGCCTTCGCCGAGGAGGGTGCGCGGGTGCACCTCGTGGGCCGCACCCGTCAGACGCTTCAGGCGGCGGCCGCCGGCCTCAAGGGCGCCGAGGTGGCCGTGGTGGACGCGCTCGACGAGGCGGCCGTGGAGGACCACCTCGCCCGCGTCGGCGACGTCGACATCTCCTTCAACCTCGTCAGCCGCGGGGACGTGCAGGGCACCCCGCTCACCGACCTGGCCGTGGACGACTTCCTGCGGCCGGTGATCAACGGCGCCCGGGCCAACTTCATCACCGCCCGGGCCGCCGGCCGCCGCATGGCCGAGCGCGGTTCCGGTGTTCTCCTCACCCTCAACAGCGCCTCCGCGCACGGCAGTCCGATGATGGGCGGGACGGGACCGGCCGACGCGGCCGTCGACACCCTCGTCCGCAATCTCGCGGCGGAGCTCGGACCGCGCGGGGTGCGGGCGGTGGGCCTGTGGGCGGCCGGAGTGCCCGAGACGCTGACCCACGAGAAGCTCGCCGCCGTCGACCCCGCCATAAGCGAGGCCGCCGTCCAGGGCATCCTCGACCACCTCGCCGGGATGCGCATGACGCGCCGCAGCCCCACCCTCGCCGAGGTCGTCGCCACCGCCGTCTTCCTCGCCTCCGACCACGCGGCCGGCATCACCGGCACCTTCGTCAACGTCACCGGCGGAATGGTCGCGCGCTGA